The following coding sequences lie in one Phragmites australis chromosome 8, lpPhrAust1.1, whole genome shotgun sequence genomic window:
- the LOC133925920 gene encoding berberine bridge enzyme-like Cyn d 4: MAMARSVALVLLAAFVAIVHHAASVAHAAAAAAPATDAAGFLHCLAVHLPPGIVYLHASQSYTSILESSIRNLLFVTPTTPTPLAIVAATNASHVQAAVRCGARHDVRVRPRSGGHDYEGLSYRTLGAACPFAVVDLAALRAIRVDVRREIAWVGSGATLGELYYAIAKQSARLGFPGGVCPTVGIGGHLSGGGFGLMLRKHGLAADHVIDAVIVDAKGRLLDRVAMGEDLFWAIRGSGGGSFGIVLSWKLLLVRVPTTVTVFTIHRPRNQSATALLTKWQRVAPALPRDVILRVVLQNLDAQFESLYLGTCSGLVATMAERFPELGVKRKDCIEMTWIQSALYFAFYGTGKPMELLLDRGTKPDRYFKAKSDYVSEPIPSHVWESTWSWFLRDGAGLLILDPYGGRMGSVAPSATPFPHRQELYNLQYYGFWFENGTEASEKHMGWIRGLHREMEPYVSKNPRGAYVNYRDLDLGVNGDDEDHGGVSSYEKARTWGHTYFKANFERLAAVKAMVDPDDFFRNEQSIPPLPSSRNGSSHS; the protein is encoded by the coding sequence ATGGCCATGGCCCGGAGCGTTGCACTTGTACTGCTCGCTGCCTTCGTTGCCATCGTGCACCACGCGGCTTCTGTTGCACACGCGGCTGCCGCGGCTGCTCCGGCGACCGATGCCGCGGGATTCCTCCATTGCCTCGCCGTCCACCTTCCTCCGGGAATCGTCTACTTGCACGCGTCCCAGTCATACACGTCCATCCTCGAGTCCTCCATCAGGAACCTACTGTTCGTCACGCCGACCACCCCGACGCCCCTCGCCATTGTCGCCGCCACCAACGCCTCCCATGTCCAGGCTGCTGTGCGCTGCGGCGCACGCCACGACGTCCGCGTGCGCCCGCGCAGCGGCGGCCACGACTACGAGGGCCTGTCCTACCGCACCCTCGGCGCGGCGTGCCCCTTCGCCGTCGTTGATCTGGCAGCGCTCCGAGCCATCCGCGTCGACGTCAGGCGCGAGATAGCTTGGGTCGGCTCCGGCGCGACGCTAGGCGAGCTGTACTACGCCATCGCAAAGCAGAGCGCGCGCCTTGGGTTCCCCGGCGGTGTCTGCCCGACGGTCGGCATCGGTGGTCACCTCAGTGGTGGCGGCTTCGGCCTGATGCTGCGGAAGCACGGCCTCGCCGCGGACCACGTCATCGACGCCGTCATAGTGGATGCCAAGGGTAGGCTCCTGGACAGGGTCGCCATGGGGGAGGACCTCTTCTGGGCTATCCGCGGCAGCGGGGGAGGGAGCTTCGGCATCGTGTTGTCCTGGAAGCTGCTCCTCGTCCGCGTGCCGACCACCGTCACGGTGTTCACCATCCACCGACCGAGAAACCAGTCCGCCACCGCTCTCCTCACGAAGTGGCAGCGAGTGGCACCCGCGCTGCCCCGCGACGTCATCCTCCGCGTCGTCTTGCAGAACCTGGACGCGCAGTTCGAGTCCTTGTACCTCGGCACGTGCAGCGGCCTCGTCGCGACGATGGCCGAGAGGTTCCCGGAGCTCGGCGTGAAGCGGAAGGACTGCATCGAGATGACATGGATCCAGTCGGCCCTCTACTTCGCGTTCTACGGCACGGGGAAGCCGATGGAGCTGCTCCTGGACAGGGGCACCAAGCCGGATCGATACTTCAAAGCCAAGTCGGACTACGTGAGCGAACCCATCCCGAGCCACGTGTGGGAGAGCACGTGGAGCTGGTTCCTGAGGGATGGCGCCGGGCTGCTCATCCTGGACCCCTACGGCGGCAGGATGGGCAGCGTCGCGCCGTCGGCGACGCCGTTCCCCCACCGGCAGGAGCTCTACAACCTCCAGTACTACGGGTTCTGGTTTGAGAACGGGACAGAGGCGTCGGAGAAGCATATGGGCTGGATCAGGGGGCTGCACCGGGAGATGGAGCCGTACGTGAGCAAGAACCCCAGGGGCGCGTACGTGAACTACAGGGACCTGGACCTCGGCGTGAACGGCGACGACGAAGACCACGGCGGCGTGAGTAGCTATGAAAAGGCGAGAACTTGGGGGCACACGTACTTCAAGGCGAACTTCGAGAGGCTCGCCGCGGTGAAGGCGATGGTGGACCCCGATGACTTCTTCAGGAACGAGCAGAGCATTCCTCCACTTCCGTCGTCCCGGAATGGCTCGTCGCATAGTTAG